From the Teredinibacter turnerae T7901 genome, one window contains:
- the nifA gene encoding nif-specific transcriptional activator NifA produces the protein MNTKNSVLSPPKSVTRTELLEKEMLAVSSISQIICHSDNIEKTFQEVLQVLHEVAGMQHGLISISDPEYSAVQVSAIYSGDGDNVKVGNVKYRSGEGIIGRILSHGNPIVLGRISAEPNFLDRLALYDFELPFIGVPIENNEGLIIGVLAAQPDTPADDLLNERTRFMETVAHLLSQTVRLLINVELGEEIASERDELRREVRGKFGFENMVIGHTSSMRRVFDQARRVAKWDSTVLVLGESGTGKELISSAIHYNSPRAKQPYVRLNCAALPETLLESELFGHEKGAFTGAIKQRKGRFEQAHGGTLFLDEIGEISPMFQAKLLRILQEGEFERVGGTQTIRVDLRIVAATNRNLEAEVEKGKFREDLYYRLNVMTIKIPPLRERRADIPELAEFLLSKLSDKQNRTLTLTNRAIGMLMNYSWPGNVRELENCLERASIMSEDGSVDCDAISMTGLNQEVNPHPSHINIPPTDLTDENLDEREKVIAALEQAGWVQAKAARLLGMTPRQIAYRIQTLNINVRKI, from the coding sequence ATGAATACGAAAAATTCTGTGCTCTCTCCGCCGAAGTCGGTTACGCGCACCGAACTTCTTGAAAAGGAAATGCTCGCCGTTAGTAGCATTTCTCAGATCATATGTCACTCAGATAATATTGAAAAAACATTTCAGGAAGTGCTGCAGGTACTCCATGAAGTTGCCGGTATGCAGCACGGGCTCATCTCCATCAGTGATCCAGAATACAGTGCCGTACAAGTGTCAGCCATTTATAGCGGGGACGGCGACAACGTAAAAGTCGGCAATGTTAAATACCGTAGTGGTGAAGGGATTATTGGCCGCATCCTAAGCCACGGTAATCCGATTGTTCTTGGCCGCATATCAGCGGAGCCGAACTTCCTCGACCGCTTGGCACTGTACGATTTCGAACTGCCCTTCATTGGTGTTCCGATTGAAAACAACGAAGGCCTTATTATCGGCGTTCTCGCGGCTCAGCCAGACACACCTGCGGATGATTTACTCAACGAACGTACCCGCTTTATGGAGACCGTGGCTCATCTGCTGTCGCAAACAGTACGGCTTTTAATAAATGTCGAATTGGGCGAAGAAATAGCCAGCGAGCGAGATGAGCTCAGACGGGAAGTTCGAGGCAAGTTCGGCTTCGAGAATATGGTTATCGGCCATACCTCATCTATGCGACGCGTATTCGATCAAGCACGACGCGTGGCAAAATGGGATAGTACCGTACTGGTTCTCGGTGAATCGGGCACAGGTAAAGAACTTATATCCAGTGCAATTCACTACAACTCGCCTCGTGCTAAACAGCCTTATGTGCGGTTAAATTGTGCGGCTCTTCCAGAAACGCTTTTGGAATCCGAACTCTTTGGCCATGAAAAAGGCGCGTTTACCGGCGCGATCAAACAGCGAAAAGGTCGTTTCGAACAAGCCCACGGCGGTACGCTCTTCTTAGACGAAATTGGTGAGATTTCTCCCATGTTTCAAGCTAAGCTTCTGCGAATTCTGCAAGAGGGGGAGTTTGAACGCGTTGGAGGAACCCAGACAATCCGCGTCGATCTGCGCATCGTAGCGGCCACCAATCGCAACCTGGAAGCTGAGGTTGAAAAAGGCAAATTTCGGGAGGACTTGTACTACCGTTTAAACGTAATGACTATCAAGATACCTCCATTGCGCGAACGGCGTGCTGACATTCCTGAGCTTGCTGAATTTTTACTTTCCAAACTGTCAGACAAACAAAATCGCACCCTAACCCTGACCAATAGAGCAATTGGAATGCTGATGAATTACAGCTGGCCCGGGAACGTTCGAGAACTCGAAAACTGTCTTGAACGGGCGTCGATTATGAGCGAAGACGGTAGTGTCGACTGCGACGCAATTTCAATGACGGGCTTAAACCAGGAAGTTAACCCTCATCCATCCCACATCAATATTCCGCCAACAGATCTGACAGATGAAAACCTGGATGAGCGCGAAAAAGTCATTGCAGCACTTGAACAGGCTGGATGGGTTCAAGCCAAAGCAGCGCGCCTCTTGGGTATGACACCTCGTCAAATTGCTTATCGTATTCAAACGCTGAATATCAACGTCCGCAAGATTTAA
- the nifL gene encoding nitrogen fixation negative regulator NifL, with translation MRTPESQSAKTGAEEEASYDLSSSLDSASNKNKIFSISNTDLSPEVFHQAVEHAPVAISITDLQANILYANRAFSKVTGYSSDEVIGKNESILSNHTTPRLAYQALWGRLLQKKTWSGLLVNRRKDESLYLAELSVAPVLNEAEDVVYYLGMHRDSSDLHELEQRVNNLSQMISTVINSSPIAIALLDKASNIILMNPTFQKLVTDLAPDKSLEDAKEILFHLLGEDYATLKADGIGFHSHEVTFAEGGPNQRWYVCNGTAITLEDENPGGFFNQPESQHNLLTIDDITEFRKRQQDSQLNALKALIAEEELAHATRETFNGAIHSLQGPVNLIGAALTMLERRPEKFSQDDPVLQALRDAQTAGNEALENLISSLPVSQEQTKIPVNINEVVRNVISLSTQKLLAHGVVIDWQPAKYLPTIASREGKLVSAFRNLVDNAIEAMSDSHIVNRELIIRTSSDKHVVRVEIIDSGPGIPEQLRFKIFEPFFSTKTPHKGGRGMGLSMVQETILEHAGTVTVNNKHTPGCCMVVEIPYC, from the coding sequence ATGAGAACACCAGAGTCGCAATCAGCAAAAACCGGCGCCGAAGAAGAAGCCTCTTATGACTTAAGTAGTTCCCTCGACTCCGCTTCAAATAAAAACAAAATTTTCAGTATCAGCAATACGGACCTTTCCCCCGAGGTATTTCATCAAGCGGTGGAACATGCCCCCGTGGCAATCTCCATCACAGACCTGCAGGCAAATATTCTTTACGCGAATCGCGCTTTTAGCAAAGTAACGGGTTATAGCAGCGATGAGGTGATTGGCAAAAACGAGTCAATTCTCTCCAACCACACTACACCACGGCTCGCCTATCAAGCCCTGTGGGGAAGATTACTGCAGAAAAAAACTTGGTCGGGATTACTGGTAAACCGCCGCAAAGACGAATCTCTCTATCTCGCTGAGCTTTCTGTCGCGCCCGTTCTTAATGAGGCGGAAGACGTTGTTTATTATTTGGGAATGCATCGCGACTCCAGTGATTTGCACGAACTCGAGCAACGGGTGAACAACCTGTCGCAAATGATTTCCACTGTAATTAATTCGTCACCTATTGCCATAGCTTTATTAGATAAAGCCAGTAACATTATATTAATGAATCCCACGTTTCAGAAACTGGTGACAGACCTCGCGCCAGATAAGTCACTCGAAGACGCAAAGGAGATATTGTTCCATTTGCTGGGAGAAGACTACGCGACTCTAAAGGCAGACGGCATTGGTTTCCATAGCCATGAAGTCACTTTTGCTGAAGGCGGGCCCAACCAGCGGTGGTATGTCTGTAATGGTACAGCTATCACGCTTGAAGATGAGAACCCTGGCGGCTTTTTTAATCAGCCAGAATCGCAACACAATTTGCTGACGATCGACGACATCACCGAGTTTCGCAAACGACAGCAGGATTCACAGCTCAACGCACTCAAGGCACTCATTGCAGAGGAAGAGCTCGCGCATGCGACGCGCGAAACCTTTAACGGGGCTATTCACAGCTTACAAGGGCCCGTCAACCTTATTGGCGCCGCACTTACTATGCTCGAGCGGCGCCCAGAAAAATTTAGTCAGGACGATCCCGTACTGCAAGCGTTGCGGGACGCACAAACGGCAGGCAATGAAGCACTCGAAAACCTTATATCGTCATTGCCTGTAAGCCAGGAACAGACAAAAATTCCCGTCAATATTAATGAAGTTGTACGCAATGTTATTTCCCTAAGTACCCAAAAGCTGTTGGCGCATGGTGTCGTTATTGATTGGCAGCCTGCAAAGTATTTACCGACAATTGCAAGCAGGGAAGGCAAGCTGGTTAGCGCATTCCGCAATTTAGTAGACAACGCGATAGAAGCAATGAGCGATAGCCACATCGTAAATCGCGAATTGATAATTCGCACGTCTTCAGATAAGCATGTGGTGCGCGTAGAAATTATTGACAGCGGCCCCGGCATACCAGAGCAATTAAGATTTAAAATTTTTGAGCCTTTTTTCAGCACCAAGACACCACACAAAGGTGGCCGAGGTATGGGCTTGTCCATGGTACAGGAAACAATACTGGAACACGCAGGTACCGTTACGGTAAACAACAAACACACTCCTGGTTGCTGCATGGTCGTAGAAATTCCTTACTGCTGA
- the rsxA gene encoding electron transport complex subunit RsxA — MEYISLLIGTVLVNNVVLVRFLGLCPFMGVSGKLNTSIGMSAATTFVMTLASGCSWLLEAYVLQPLDIGFLRILSYILVIAGVVQFTETAIKKFSPALYRSLGIYLPLITTNCAVLGVPLISVREQQSFLQALVFGLGSALGFCLIMVIFAGIRERLLLAQVPKAFAGPPVALVTAGLLAMTFLGFSGLVKGV, encoded by the coding sequence ATGGAGTATATCAGCCTGCTTATTGGTACCGTCTTGGTGAATAACGTGGTCTTGGTTCGGTTTTTGGGTTTGTGCCCATTTATGGGTGTGTCCGGAAAGTTGAACACTTCCATCGGCATGAGTGCCGCGACGACATTTGTCATGACACTCGCATCCGGCTGCAGTTGGTTGTTGGAGGCGTATGTATTGCAGCCTCTGGATATCGGTTTTTTGCGGATACTTTCGTACATCCTGGTTATTGCTGGTGTCGTTCAGTTTACTGAAACCGCGATCAAAAAATTCAGCCCTGCTTTGTACCGTTCGCTGGGGATTTACCTACCTTTAATTACTACTAACTGCGCGGTTCTCGGTGTACCGCTTATAAGTGTGCGCGAGCAACAAAGCTTTCTTCAGGCGTTGGTATTTGGTCTTGGCTCGGCTTTGGGGTTTTGTCTGATTATGGTGATATTCGCAGGCATTCGTGAACGACTTCTACTCGCACAGGTTCCAAAGGCTTTTGCCGGGCCTCCAGTGGCGCTTGTGACTGCGGGCTTGTTGGCGATGACCTTTCTCGGATTTAGCGGCTTGGTTAAAGGTGTGTAA
- a CDS encoding RnfABCDGE type electron transport complex subunit B — protein sequence MVLAILAITVLGAGLGLLLGIAGKVFAVEEENPLVKEIEDILPGSQCGQCGFPGCSPAAKAVVDGEIGINFCPPGGRALVEDLAKLLDIDPNSVGEVAKPLVAAINEELCVGCTKCFKACPTDAVVGANGQIHVVISSACTGCKKCQEACPENCISMSPEEESLNTWHWPKPHAA from the coding sequence ATGGTACTGGCCATTTTAGCAATTACAGTTTTGGGTGCAGGCTTAGGTCTTTTGTTGGGTATTGCCGGTAAGGTTTTCGCGGTTGAAGAAGAAAATCCTCTGGTGAAAGAGATCGAAGATATATTGCCTGGAAGTCAGTGCGGCCAATGTGGCTTTCCCGGCTGCTCACCAGCAGCAAAGGCGGTGGTTGATGGTGAGATAGGTATTAATTTCTGCCCGCCAGGCGGTCGCGCCTTGGTGGAAGATCTGGCGAAATTGCTGGACATCGATCCAAATTCCGTTGGAGAAGTTGCCAAGCCATTAGTGGCTGCGATTAATGAGGAGCTTTGTGTCGGCTGCACTAAATGTTTTAAAGCGTGCCCGACCGACGCGGTAGTCGGCGCGAACGGCCAAATCCATGTGGTTATATCGTCGGCTTGTACTGGCTGTAAAAAATGCCAGGAAGCGTGTCCGGAAAATTGCATCTCAATGTCTCCGGAAGAGGAATCGCTCAACACCTGGCACTGGCCCAAACCGCACGCGGCCTAG
- the rsxC gene encoding electron transport complex subunit RsxC, with amino-acid sequence MLRGLLKLPQVRGGVHPVGHKDRSAALHILELPLPERLYLPLRQHAGADAIPVVKVGDKVLKGQMVAVAPSEISAPVHASSSGRVVDIAEIMAPHPSGLKSTAIIIDTDGEDRWIDTGVSGDPYDEEPLTLANRVANAGIVGMGGAIFPAAVKLKQGTRHEIKTVLVNGSECEPFLTCDDRLMREKAEEIVEGARLIRHILRAYKAVIAIEDNKPEAIAAMRAAAEPYGMVEVEAVPSMYPMGSAKQLIQEITGREVPAGARSTSVGVLVHNVGTVYAIHQALTYGRPLVSRIVTVAGGAINRPRNVNALVGTPVQHLIDACGGLNGDPAKLILGGPMMGVPLLSTQVPTIKGATGVLALAKHEVPRSEASPCIRCASCVEACPMGLLPLEMAARSRADDFEGADDYGLRDCILCGSCAYVCPSHIPLVQYFQYAKGEQDAKRTATKKMDYTVELSLAKQARIDAEKAAKAAEKAAKKAAKKKPVTATKPAETDEIKSPSEEESV; translated from the coding sequence ATGTTGCGTGGTTTATTGAAGTTGCCTCAAGTTCGTGGCGGTGTGCATCCAGTCGGTCACAAAGATCGATCGGCCGCACTTCATATTTTGGAGCTCCCTCTGCCGGAACGCCTGTATCTTCCACTGCGTCAGCATGCTGGTGCTGACGCAATCCCAGTGGTTAAAGTTGGCGATAAAGTTTTAAAAGGTCAGATGGTTGCAGTGGCGCCATCGGAAATATCAGCGCCGGTGCATGCCTCAAGTTCTGGTAGGGTAGTCGACATCGCCGAGATAATGGCTCCCCACCCTTCAGGTCTTAAATCTACGGCAATCATCATTGATACAGATGGAGAAGACCGCTGGATTGATACGGGTGTGAGCGGTGACCCATACGACGAAGAGCCGTTAACTCTGGCCAACCGCGTCGCTAACGCGGGAATTGTTGGTATGGGCGGCGCCATCTTTCCTGCTGCTGTTAAGCTAAAGCAGGGTACGCGTCACGAAATAAAGACCGTGCTGGTCAATGGTAGTGAATGTGAGCCCTTTTTAACTTGCGACGATAGGCTGATGCGAGAGAAGGCTGAAGAAATCGTTGAAGGTGCGCGATTAATTCGGCATATCTTGCGTGCCTATAAAGCTGTGATAGCAATCGAAGACAACAAGCCTGAAGCGATCGCCGCTATGCGTGCGGCTGCAGAACCTTACGGCATGGTAGAAGTCGAGGCCGTGCCTTCTATGTACCCGATGGGTTCCGCCAAGCAGTTGATCCAGGAAATTACCGGCCGTGAAGTCCCTGCCGGGGCGCGTAGCACTTCGGTTGGGGTATTGGTACACAACGTGGGTACAGTGTATGCGATTCATCAGGCTTTAACATACGGCCGACCATTGGTTTCGAGAATCGTAACTGTTGCTGGTGGTGCGATTAATCGGCCGCGAAATGTGAACGCGCTGGTGGGCACTCCGGTTCAGCATTTAATAGACGCGTGCGGAGGATTAAATGGCGATCCCGCTAAGCTGATATTGGGCGGTCCAATGATGGGGGTGCCCTTACTGTCAACTCAAGTGCCAACAATTAAGGGGGCGACAGGTGTGCTGGCCTTGGCAAAACATGAGGTCCCACGTTCAGAGGCATCCCCCTGTATTCGCTGCGCCAGTTGTGTCGAAGCTTGCCCAATGGGCTTGCTACCACTGGAAATGGCGGCGCGCTCCCGCGCTGACGACTTTGAAGGTGCCGATGACTACGGCCTGCGTGATTGCATCTTGTGTGGCTCCTGTGCCTATGTATGCCCTTCACATATTCCTTTAGTGCAATACTTTCAGTACGCAAAGGGTGAGCAGGATGCGAAGCGGACGGCAACTAAAAAAATGGACTATACGGTCGAATTAAGTTTGGCTAAACAAGCTCGCATCGATGCAGAGAAAGCAGCCAAAGCAGCCGAAAAAGCTGCTAAAAAAGCGGCGAAAAAGAAACCGGTCACTGCCACAAAACCTGCAGAGACTGATGAAATAAAGTCGCCGTCTGAGGAGGAGTCTGTATGA
- a CDS encoding RnfABCDGE type electron transport complex subunit D, translating to MSDATVFSSPFAHTGNSVTYVMLQVCFALVPCTLFGLYLFGWPAIFLFVVTCAAAVFTELLCLYWLKQPWYRVLDGSALLTGWLIAITLPPWAPWWIGVVGAFFGVAVGKQLYGGIGQNIFNPAMLARTALLITFPVQLTSWVAPAPLGSELAPTLLQSLSITFASAPAPDALTGATALGHLKTALTLDHSASDVLANDFVWWKALLGMSAGSMGETSEVLVLLGAVFLMWRRIIRWEIPVSMLATLAVFSLIFQVADGENYAGVLFHLTSGGVLLGAFFIATDPITSPISRLAKLIFGAGCGLLVFVIRNWGGFPEAVAFSVLFMNSLTPLIDRYCRPRVYGRLPGGKPLPPLSSVDLAREVKRR from the coding sequence ATGAGCGATGCTACGGTATTTTCTTCACCCTTCGCGCATACGGGAAACTCCGTTACCTACGTAATGTTACAGGTTTGTTTTGCGCTCGTTCCCTGCACCTTGTTTGGCTTATACCTGTTCGGATGGCCGGCAATATTTCTGTTTGTTGTAACTTGCGCGGCAGCTGTTTTCACTGAACTACTGTGCTTGTACTGGTTAAAACAACCTTGGTACAGAGTTCTCGATGGTTCTGCACTCCTTACTGGATGGCTGATCGCCATTACCTTGCCACCCTGGGCTCCTTGGTGGATTGGCGTTGTCGGCGCGTTTTTCGGCGTTGCAGTGGGTAAGCAGTTGTATGGTGGAATTGGCCAGAATATTTTTAACCCGGCTATGCTGGCACGTACTGCGCTACTAATCACTTTCCCTGTGCAGTTAACCAGCTGGGTCGCGCCTGCGCCTTTGGGATCGGAGCTAGCACCAACTTTACTGCAAAGTCTCTCAATAACCTTCGCATCAGCGCCAGCGCCTGATGCGCTTACAGGCGCAACAGCGCTTGGCCACCTGAAAACAGCGTTAACCCTGGATCATTCTGCGAGTGATGTATTAGCCAATGACTTCGTCTGGTGGAAAGCGTTGCTAGGCATGAGTGCAGGCAGTATGGGTGAAACTTCCGAAGTATTGGTTTTACTCGGTGCAGTGTTTTTAATGTGGCGGCGTATTATTCGATGGGAAATACCTGTTTCTATGCTAGCAACTCTAGCGGTTTTTTCGCTGATTTTCCAAGTTGCTGACGGTGAAAATTATGCCGGTGTTTTGTTTCACTTAACTTCGGGTGGTGTTCTGTTAGGTGCATTTTTTATCGCAACAGACCCGATTACTTCACCCATTAGCCGGCTAGCGAAACTAATATTTGGCGCTGGGTGCGGACTATTGGTATTTGTTATCCGAAATTGGGGCGGATTTCCGGAAGCGGTGGCATTTTCCGTTTTGTTTATGAATTCACTCACGCCGCTGATTGATCGCTACTGTCGGCCCAGGGTGTATGGTCGACTACCGGGTGGAAAGCCTTTACCACCGCTTTCTTCAGTTGATCTAGCTAGAGAGGTCAAACGACGATGA
- the rsxG gene encoding electron transport complex subunit RsxG, translating into MTALAINLESLRNRVDYQGGILGFICAVVTILLVVGQQQTYAPIQARLAEDRQAILAQVLPQAYFDNDPLHNATEIVDASLSDSPIQVYTATKNGTASAFVFQVETEGYGGTITLMLALTPQGEIVGLRTLSHKETPGLADKIETDKSDWILGFNGLSLTNTAKEKWAVKKDGGQFDQFTGATITPRAVVKGVVSGLEFYARQSEKLLQNAKAEGEQS; encoded by the coding sequence ATGACAGCCTTAGCAATTAATTTAGAGAGCTTGCGAAATCGGGTTGATTATCAAGGCGGCATTCTCGGATTTATATGTGCGGTGGTGACGATTCTTTTGGTCGTTGGTCAACAGCAAACTTATGCACCTATTCAGGCCCGGCTAGCGGAAGACCGACAGGCTATATTGGCGCAAGTACTGCCACAGGCATATTTTGACAACGACCCGCTTCACAACGCTACCGAAATAGTCGATGCATCGCTGTCGGATTCTCCAATTCAGGTTTATACCGCGACTAAGAATGGAACTGCGAGCGCATTTGTTTTTCAGGTCGAAACAGAAGGTTATGGTGGCACAATTACTTTAATGTTAGCGCTAACGCCCCAAGGAGAAATAGTCGGTTTACGCACCTTGAGTCACAAGGAAACACCGGGGCTCGCGGACAAAATTGAAACGGATAAGAGTGATTGGATATTGGGTTTTAATGGTCTTTCTTTAACTAATACCGCAAAAGAAAAGTGGGCAGTAAAGAAGGACGGGGGTCAGTTCGATCAATTCACTGGCGCGACAATTACACCGCGTGCTGTTGTAAAAGGCGTGGTGAGTGGACTTGAGTTTTACGCAAGACAATCCGAAAAACTTTTGCAAAACGCTAAGGCGGAGGGCGAGCAGTCATGA
- a CDS encoding electron transport complex subunit E, producing the protein MNQELSEQSPDSHDDCSSCASTNGEAVKRYRDYFSFGIWENNIALVQLLGLCPVMAVTTSATNGLGMGIATTAVLIISSVLVSALRHTIPAQVRNPVMIAIIAGTVTLVDLAMNAWMHELYKVLGLFIALIVTNCAILGRTEAFAMKQPPMAALADGVGMGLGFTWALVLLGGAREILGSGTLFAHASSLLGSHFEWLEITFVEVDSGVLLAILPPGGFIVLGIMIALKRVVDERIAAAGKSDEGGDLVAIQS; encoded by the coding sequence ATGAATCAGGAACTCAGCGAGCAATCACCCGATTCTCACGACGACTGCTCGAGCTGTGCGTCGACCAATGGTGAAGCGGTTAAACGCTATCGCGATTACTTTAGTTTCGGTATCTGGGAAAACAATATAGCGCTTGTGCAACTCCTAGGGCTGTGCCCCGTGATGGCGGTGACCACATCTGCCACCAACGGACTGGGAATGGGGATTGCTACGACGGCGGTACTGATCATTTCGAGCGTTCTTGTATCTGCTTTGCGACATACCATACCAGCGCAAGTGCGAAACCCGGTAATGATTGCAATAATTGCGGGCACAGTTACCTTGGTCGACTTAGCAATGAACGCCTGGATGCATGAACTCTACAAAGTGCTTGGCTTGTTTATCGCCTTGATTGTAACCAATTGCGCGATACTCGGTCGAACCGAAGCGTTTGCGATGAAACAGCCTCCGATGGCCGCTTTAGCCGATGGTGTCGGCATGGGATTGGGCTTTACATGGGCATTGGTTCTGCTGGGTGGTGCCCGCGAAATCTTAGGCAGCGGTACACTCTTTGCTCACGCTTCATCTTTACTAGGTAGTCATTTTGAATGGCTTGAAATTACTTTCGTCGAGGTCGACTCGGGTGTTCTTTTAGCAATATTGCCGCCCGGTGGTTTTATCGTGTTGGGAATTATGATTGCCTTAAAGCGCGTGGTGGACGAGCGCATCGCTGCGGCCGGTAAGTCTGATGAGGGCGGAGATCTCGTTGCTATTCAATCCTGA
- a CDS encoding RnfH family protein produces the protein MRVGLIYAGETQVMLQCHVDDNTTVGDAIESSGILRMCQDIDLKRHKIGIYGRFVKLDNVLKEGDRIEIYRKITRVLDDDDDDEDDDD, from the coding sequence ATGAGAGTAGGATTGATATATGCTGGTGAAACGCAGGTTATGCTGCAGTGTCATGTGGATGACAACACCACCGTTGGTGATGCAATTGAATCGTCGGGTATTCTACGCATGTGTCAGGATATTGATCTTAAACGCCACAAAATCGGTATCTATGGTCGATTTGTAAAGCTGGATAACGTGCTAAAAGAAGGTGATCGTATCGAGATATACAGGAAAATCACACGCGTATTAGATGACGATGATGATGACGAAGACGACGATGACTAA
- a CDS encoding dinitrogenase iron-molybdenum cofactor biosynthesis protein — protein MSVPQINRESALRIALAARVLPGIDVGMLLEIIHQRIEGEINEETLTTITVTDLKTGFASADGEEDGEDIGIGLPEMKEAVRILWGEANVEDLPEVTPLEEIPARSVRVAIASNTAEKLDGHFGSCLRFLVYQVTVDSYQLIDLRSALEADLSDDRNAFRANLIADCQVLYVVSVGGPAAAKVVRAGVYPIKKIEGGEAADILAELQKVMAGSPPPWLAKHLGDSAEKRIRFEHSSEEDIV, from the coding sequence ATGTCCGTACCCCAAATAAATAGAGAATCCGCTTTAAGAATTGCACTGGCAGCCAGGGTCCTACCCGGCATAGACGTAGGCATGCTTCTGGAGATAATTCATCAGCGAATCGAAGGTGAAATTAACGAAGAAACCCTAACGACGATAACTGTTACAGACCTGAAAACCGGTTTCGCCAGTGCCGATGGGGAAGAGGACGGGGAAGATATAGGCATTGGTTTGCCTGAAATGAAAGAGGCTGTACGCATTTTGTGGGGTGAGGCAAATGTAGAAGATCTTCCCGAAGTCACACCCTTGGAAGAGATTCCAGCGCGCTCTGTTCGTGTCGCTATTGCGTCGAATACGGCAGAGAAGCTTGATGGTCATTTTGGCAGTTGCTTACGATTTTTGGTCTATCAGGTTACTGTAGACTCCTATCAGCTGATTGATCTGCGCTCTGCGCTCGAGGCTGATCTTTCCGATGACCGCAACGCGTTCCGCGCTAATCTGATTGCTGATTGTCAGGTCTTATATGTGGTTTCTGTGGGCGGCCCTGCGGCGGCTAAGGTTGTTCGCGCAGGTGTTTATCCCATCAAAAAAATTGAAGGCGGTGAGGCGGCCGATATATTGGCCGAGCTCCAAAAGGTTATGGCCGGGTCGCCACCTCCATGGTTAGCGAAACACCTAGGCGATTCTGCAGAAAAACGTATTCGCTTCGAACACAGTTCGGAAGAAGACATTGTTTAA
- the modC gene encoding molybdenum ABC transporter ATP-binding protein, which translates to MTGIGIKLDLQRKDFHLRINTTLPAKGVTVIYGHSGSGKTTLLRALAGLENIPGADIQFQDSLWQKAQQFVPVHNRPLGYVFQESSLFEHLSARKNLLFAQKRADKSRCKIDWEQIVELLGIGDLLDRFPAQLSGGERQRVAIARALLVQPKLLLMDEPLASLDQARKREILPYLDKLKRELDLPMVYVTHSPEEVAHLADYLVVLDKGEIVASGNLAETLTRLDFPIHLGEEAGAVLEAKVVERDAHWGLSKIEISGGHLWFRDNGIAVGEYVRIRIFARDVSLAVTPHDDTSIINSIPATVLELEADNHKGLMLVRLQLNDDIIVARVSTLSCHKLNVEPGKRFWAQIKSVAIVQ; encoded by the coding sequence ATGACGGGTATAGGTATTAAGCTTGACCTCCAGCGGAAAGACTTCCATTTACGGATTAACACTACGCTCCCAGCAAAAGGGGTGACGGTAATATACGGGCACTCTGGGTCTGGTAAAACAACGCTCTTACGGGCACTCGCGGGTCTAGAAAATATCCCTGGAGCAGACATCCAGTTTCAAGATAGCCTCTGGCAAAAAGCTCAACAGTTTGTGCCCGTTCACAATCGCCCACTGGGCTATGTGTTTCAGGAATCCAGTTTGTTTGAACATCTGAGTGCGCGCAAGAACCTGTTATTCGCGCAAAAGCGGGCTGACAAAAGCCGTTGTAAAATCGATTGGGAACAGATAGTCGAGCTACTGGGAATAGGTGACCTCCTGGACCGGTTTCCGGCACAACTCTCCGGTGGTGAACGACAACGAGTGGCTATTGCGCGTGCGTTGCTGGTACAACCAAAACTCTTGCTAATGGACGAGCCCCTGGCATCCCTCGACCAGGCGAGAAAACGAGAAATTCTCCCCTACCTCGACAAGCTAAAACGTGAGCTAGACCTCCCGATGGTCTACGTCACCCACTCCCCAGAAGAGGTCGCGCACCTGGCAGACTACCTCGTAGTTCTGGACAAAGGCGAGATCGTAGCCAGCGGCAACCTGGCAGAGACACTGACACGTCTGGATTTTCCGATACACCTGGGCGAAGAGGCTGGTGCAGTCCTTGAAGCTAAAGTCGTCGAAAGAGACGCGCACTGGGGTTTGAGCAAAATAGAAATATCCGGTGGTCACCTCTGGTTTCGAGACAACGGTATCGCGGTGGGAGAATACGTTCGTATTCGAATATTTGCTCGGGATGTGAGCCTCGCGGTCACACCCCACGATGATACAAGCATTATTAACTCTATACCCGCTACGGTTCTGGAACTCGAGGCGGATAACCACAAAGGTTTAATGCTTGTAAGACTACAATTGAACGACGATATTATTGTCGCTAGAGTAAGTACACTGTCGTGCCACAAGCTAAACGTAGAGCCGGGTAAACGATTTTGGGCACAGATAAAATCCGTCGCTATTGTGCAGTAA